One region of Cydia fagiglandana chromosome 17, ilCydFagi1.1, whole genome shotgun sequence genomic DNA includes:
- the LOC134672477 gene encoding transcription factor hamlet-like, whose amino-acid sequence MSACAAAAMREKHAAPRRLASPPTSPHDHVSSPLGSPRADEPLDLRVTHKRPQRLEDENCNLITPSPPPHPTHPAHPAHPALLQFCRRLPLALPAPFGRYPFLPAAAATLLAPGAPRAPPVPPSPGAPRARDRYTCSYCGKAFPRSANLTRHLRTHTGEQPYRCKYCERSFSISSNLQRHVRNIHNKERPFRCRHCDRCFGQQTNLDRHLKKHEAENGDDNRRRSPDETYFEEIRSFMGRVAPARRVAAAANAADHT is encoded by the coding sequence ATGAGCGCGTGCGCAGCGGCCGCCATGCGCGAAAAGCAcgcggcgccgcgccgcctcgCCTCCCCGCCCACCTCGCCGCACGATCATGTCTCCAGCCCTCTCGGCTCGCCGCGCGCCGACGAGCCACTCGACCTCAGGGTCACCCACAAGCGCCCGCAGCGTCTCGAAGATGAGAACTGCAACCTCATCACGCCCTCGCCGCCGCCGCACCCTACGCACCCAGCTCACCCGGCCCATCCGGCCCTGCTGCAGTTCTGCCGACGGTTGCCTCTGGCGCTGCCGGCACCTTTCGGCCGCTACCCGTTCTTGCCGGCTGCAGCGGCGACCCTGCTCGCCCCGGGCGCTCCTCGTGCACCACCAGTACCCCCCAGCCCCGGTGCGCCGAGAGCACGGGATCGCTACACGTGCTCGTACTGCGGAAAAGCATTTCCGCGCAGCGCTAATCTAACTCGGCACCTAAGAACGCATACCGGGGAACAGCCGTACCGCTGCAAATACTGTGAACGCTCGTTCTCAATATCGTCCAACCTACAGCGGCATGTAAGAAATATCCATAATAAGGAACGACCATTTAGATGTCGTCACTGCGACCGCTGCTTTGGACAGCAAACGAATCTCGACAGGCATCTTAAAAAGCACGAAGCGGAAAATGGCGACGATAACCGTCGGAGATCACCTGACGAGACGTACTTTGAGGAGATCAGGTCATTTATGGGACGAGTGGCCCCGGCGCGTCGCGTCGCCGCCGCTGCCAACGCCGCCGACCACACCTGA